In Caloenas nicobarica isolate bCalNic1 chromosome 5, bCalNic1.hap1, whole genome shotgun sequence, a single genomic region encodes these proteins:
- the TUB gene encoding tubby protein homolog isoform X7: MEAEQEDVKVVVDAQAPKPTKKTKAAAASCQTGSTRKEKKGKHKGIDGPAAFQDDVQKIGSQVQILTVGQSSHDEDDGEKVASGQQQQSKQDLRTAMQKKDPHANTSWSSSTSQSSLVALDHVPGISSSMNFDEEEDEEDEDSSSSSQLNSNTRPGSATSKKSNKEAASAPSPSTNEPLIDVDDLEEFAIRPAPQGVTVKCRITRDKKGMDRGMYPTYYLHLEREHGKKVFLLAGRKRKKSKTSNYLISIDPTDLSRGGESFIGKLRSNLMGTKFTVYDNGVNPMKTTSSLEASVLRQELAAICYETNVLGFKGPRKMSVIIPGMNMDHERVSIRPRNEHETLLARWQNKNTESVIELHNKTPVWNDDTQSYVLNFHGRVTQASVKNFQIIHDNDPDYIVMQFGRVAEDVFTMDYNYPMCALQAFAIALSSFDSKLACE; the protein is encoded by the exons GGATTGATGGCCCAGCTGCTTTTCAAGATGATGTTCAGAAGATAGGAAGTCAAGTGCAGATTCTCACTGTTGGACAGTCTAGCCATGATGAAGATGATGGAGAGAAAGTGGCCAGTGGCCaacaacagcaaagcaaacaagatCTTAGAAcagcaatgcagaaaaaag atCCCCATGCAAATACATCCTGGTCCTCTTCCACCTCCCAATCCAGTCTTGTCGCCCTGGATCATGTTCCTG GCATTTCAAGCAGCATGAATTTtgatgaggaagaggatgaggaagatGAGGACAGCTCCAGTTCTTCACAGTTAAACAGTAACACGCGCCCTGGTTCTGCCACGAGCAAGAAATCCAACAAG GAAGCGGCCTCAGCCCCCAGTCCTTCCACAAATGAGCCTCTTATAGATGTCGATGACCTGGAGGAATTCGCCATAAGACCTGCTCCACAAGGTGTCACCGTCAAATGCAGAATCACGAGAGACAAGAAGGGAATGGACCGAGGGATGTACCCTACTTATTACCTCCACTTGGAAAGGGAGCATGGTAAAAAG GTGTTTCTATTAGCTGGAAGGAAACGAAAGAAGAGTAAAACCTCTAATTACCTCATCTCCATAGACCCAACTGACCTGTCCCGGGGTGGAGAGAGTTTTATTGGAAAACTGAG ATCAAATCTTATGGGAACTAAGTTTACAGTTTATGACAATGGAGTAAATCCAATGAAAACAACATCGAGCCTGGAGGCGAGTGTCCTGCGTCAGGAGCTGGCTGCCATTTGTTAT GAAACAAATGTCTTGGGGTTTAAAGGACCTCGTAAAATGAGTGTGATCATACCAGGAATGAATATGGACCATGAAAGAGTTTCCATCAGACCACGAAAT GAACATGAGACACTTCTTGCAAGATGGCagaacaaaaatacagagaGTGTCATTGAGCTGCATAACAAAACGCCAGTCTGGAACGATGACACCCAGTCCTACGTTTTAAATTTCCATGGTCGAGTCACACAGGCCTCAGTGAAAAACTTCCAAATTATTCATGATAATGATC CTGACTATATCGTGATGCAGTTTGGCCGCGTGGCTGAGGACGTGTTCACCATGGACTACAACTACCCGATGTGCGCGCTACAAGCCTTTGCTATTGCCCTTTCAAGTTTTGACAGCAAGCTGGCTTGTGAGTAA